tGTTCTCATTTCAGAGCTAGTTTTTAGTGGATTGAAAGTAggacatttgttttctttttttctgggattctgttgatatattttaataaattcaaaataggcACTTTACtagtatttgtttatatgaataaaattggATGTATTGGAAATTTgaaataagacagcaacccccAATTGCAATGTTGCCTTTATAGGAAGCTGAACTTGCAGCTGAAGAGGTAAAAATAGAAATGGAAAGACAACAAGCTTTGATagatttcaaaagaaaaatggcTTCTGAAACAGAGGCTCTTTTAGTGGAGCAGGAGAAAGAATTAGGAGTTCTGATTGGTAGATTAGAGGTATGTGTATTAGCTTTTTACATTAGATATattgataaacatttaaaaaattatgatttagtTGGAATGTTAAACATGAATATATAGAATGATAAAAATGTAATCACATGAATCAAAGTAAATTTGAGTGTAAATGTACCAAATATTTGTCACTATAGTTTTTTtacttaaacaaaataatagattGCATAAGAAGGTTGTGCTTATTATAATACAGGAAATTAGATACGTACCTTTCATTTAAGTAATGATGTATTGTTGAGAGCATGTCCTTATGCATTGTGAAACACTAAAAATAGAAAGACATCTTGTGGTCAACAAAGTTTTCAACAAAATACATGTTTCTATGCAGTATGCTTTTAATtgcttcaaatttaaaaaaatgcatatgaatttaacaaaatttatcaaagatcTTCTGTGAACACTACATTCAATGGAGACAAGACAAGACCCCAGTCACAAAAATAAGgatttgttttacagttttttaaatgaaaggattattgcatgaatattggtaAGGCAGCAAcaatttgattttcggggggggggctatgtttttatttctgtgcaaactttttttttcaccaaaacctggaaacaaactattttttcccaaaaaaaccatagcctccccagaaaatcaaatggttgctgcctaagaaGTATCCTTAATAGAATACAAATGGATGTTTGTTCCTAAATAAACAAACCTAGAAACAATGATTAGTTTAAGTGTTTATAgtaatgtattgtattttacagATTGGAGCAGCCAGGAGACAagctttattaataaaacaagaCACACAGCTACAGAGCTTACAGGTATggaatcaaaatatttgaataaacagGTGTACATTTCTATTTTAGGATTAATTCCTCAAATTAAAGAATAAGACAATAGACCACTAATCAAGTTATGTCTTTTACATGAAAAGTTGGTTCATTATGTATACCTTTATGACAACATATACCAGATAGAAGGGACCTACTGGATCTTAGCACTATATAAGTTCATCAAGCTTTATTCTGATTGTTGTAAtgcaaaataaacaagaaataatgtttgttcaGTAGGTACTAAATCACAATTCTCTAATGACAACAGTCCTGTTAATAGATGATAAGaatttaatttacaatataCTATCGCTATTCTGTGccattttcctttgatctttttttgtgataattttcatatcatgcttctcgcttgatatgaaaaaattattgctagaaaGTAAGGAGgtcacgtggcgttgctaacgaaattgacattgaaattgacaatgtcgtcataggtaaaatagcgataaacagattatcattggtcatctcaactcgattgcttttctcacttttgcTGTTCCAGCTCaagtgagaaaatcaatctcgttgagataatcaacgataatctataaatacatCCAATATAGAATCATATTTTTCAAGGCTTTGCTAAAAATGGCATGGGAAGGAAGCGGTGATCCCCCTAAAAGCACAAATGATGTCCACCAACACCATTCCTTTTGGCAGAAATGATGAAATCTGGAAAGTGACCTATTAATATGTAGATGTGCAGTTTTTTACCTACATTCTCAagaatttttacaaattgagaTCTTACCAAACACATCTTTTTATGCTCCACCTAccatagtagaggggcattatgttttctggtctgtgcgagtggggcatccatgtactatggacacattcttgttaatattaaacatttagtaacatgaaatacatatatagatatctTTACTTATACATGTAGGACCACCTAGAAAAGAAGTTAACAGATGGTACAGTGAAGACATCAGCTGTCAATCAGATTTTACAGCAACACAAAAATCAAATGGAATATGTCCATGACCAGATAGAGAATAAACGTGAACATCAAATACAAGTTATACAAGATAAAATCCAGACTAAAAAGTTAATGAAGGAACAgtaagtttttgtttatatggatttacatactgtggattctttatttttgtgggtacaattttcatgaatgaaggaaaacttacatgttcatGGATATTCTATTTGGTAATCTGCTaaaatctgcatacaagcctatagaaaatttgttatttatgaacattgaatttCATGGTTTATCTGTTCccatgaaatccacgaaaattgttATTCATGGAATAgttatgaatccacagtatataggAGGAAGATCTCATTTCTGTAGAAAGAGTTGACTTTATTCTCTGAAACGAtagcctttaaaaaaaatttgaatggcACTTGTACTGGTAGTACCTCAATTTGTTGACATGCAGGATCTTTGGGAGTCACATAAAAGAATACTTCAGGCATTCATTTTCTGCCGTTATGAAAAGTTAGATGTCTCTGGAACTATGATCAATGCATGCAAATAGTTGTAAATCTGCCTATAGACCTTTTCCTCTccttgaaaattatttgtctcATATAATTAAATTGGTTTTCAAAAACTTCATAGCCTCTAACAATGAAGAGCAACCATAAAGTGATGTTTTTGTATCATGTTCAAATATACCAAATTcttcaaaaatgttttgtttattgggcctaaattaatatattgtttgtttccccaatcctgaCCCTGCCAAGCAAGGTGTGGGTAGGAAGgaaggaaattttttttttttttttccaaaatgccTGAATAGTATCATAGTATTGGACGATGCTGCAAGCCTGAAAatctgaaatgaataaaataattttcgacttagttttgacaataaaattttatgagtagcaccctttttgcagggtcggtcgggattggggaaacaaacaatattttattttaggccttGCAATGACAGATAAAATCATGATTTGTATAAAATCCTGACTAAAggatgatatataaagaaaaactacaataaaagaaagaaatgcaACACAAGGTAATGAATGTTAAACATTAATTTAAAGGTTTTTATTTAAGCATACAAGAAATTTTATCTGATTTCAGAGAACTTCAAGAAGAAAAACATGAAGAAAGAGAGACAGTTAAATCAGCTTCTATAAAAAGACGAGGTGCAGGGTGAGTTTACTTAAACGATTGAAATGAAATCAATCTTAATAATTCCCAATTTGATGAGTTGGTTAAAATGATCGAAAAAGAAGTGAAAAAAGCTACTATATACAACTTTcaaatttcttcatttttgtatGCCCCACTGGGCCATAATGTTGTTCAGTATGTTTGTTAATTCATTTGTCCAATCCTCAGTCActtgtccatctgtctgtctcacttcaggtaaaagtttttggttaaggtagttttcgatgaagttgaagtccaatcaatttgaaatttagtacacatgttccataCAATaagatctttttaattttaatgccaaattagtgTTTTGACTTTAAATTCAAGATccactgaaaattgaaaactttccAGCTTATTCAGTTTAAAAATAGGCCAATTTTGGTTTTAATGAGGCTGAAGTCGTAACTTTaacacggtccactgaacatagaaaatgaaagtgcgattGGGGGTTCTATGAACGCAttcttgttttgtaaattcctgTGCCACAAATACTTATGTTATTACATCGCAGTAAGAACTGACTGTTCAGTGATGTTGTTTAGGccatagttattatatttttagttttacaaaattttttgacaaaaccaatGGGTAGGaggacgaaaaaaaaaacaaaaaaaaactgctgctgctgatgatgatttttttttaataccaaccgtcaatatcaaattttttttttttttatttcaccaggAGATTTTCTACTAGtttaacaactattttttttttcttgacaaggtttgaattgaaaatcaatgtGCAACAACTTACTAAATCACCAAGAGCATAAATTTAGATTCTTTCATGCAGttatgaactaaaaaaaattttttttttttttgcatgaaaaacactgggtcggaggagaaaaaaaaataaaaatcaacatttttaattttattttttttcctatttagCAAAAATTAGGGTAGAAGGgttcgtaaaactaaaaataaaaaaactacggCCTTATGCTGATTAACCTTGAGTCAATCAGtataacttatataaaagaaagaCTTGAGATaagtgtattatattttttttatattactgtggattcttttattttcattggtttCAATTTCCATGGTTCACCTGTTCCCactaaatccacgaaaattggtatccaaagaatataaatgaatccacagtattaaaatttgtaaacatgtATTTGGTATAAAATAGTGTCTCGTAAGTCAGTTTTTGACTGGATATTggttattttattatgtatgtatattgTGTATGAATAA
Above is a window of Mytilus trossulus isolate FHL-02 chromosome 4, PNRI_Mtr1.1.1.hap1, whole genome shotgun sequence DNA encoding:
- the LOC134716697 gene encoding centrosome-associated protein CEP250-like, with amino-acid sequence MLYMPVTTIELVVQRCMGAKLAKRRTKIAEIRQKREDELLSKSKMNKDEFDKLTKQLEAELAAEEVKIEMERQQALIDFKRKMASETEALLVEQEKELGVLIGRLEIGAARRQALLIKQDTQLQSLQDHLEKKLTDGTVKTSAVNQILQQHKNQMEYVHDQIENKREHQIQVIQDKIQTKKLMKEQELQEEKHEERETVKSASIKRRGAG